One segment of Penaeus vannamei isolate JL-2024 chromosome 3, ASM4276789v1, whole genome shotgun sequence DNA contains the following:
- the LOC113806552 gene encoding uncharacterized protein, with amino-acid sequence MARLWASRRWVEAVVLAAVALVGVAVSTPFAQAAMLPPRLSTEQTELRLKEGQSGVVLECSLDVGDDPISFRWLKNHQWVTGSLGYAYRGYRQLLLALHTIEKQHAGTYFCEASNEAGVHSSYIQVIVESPDTIRLPASELPHTDEILSDIATSFSDVLAEGECKCDTIFLLHASTEAPADTVAAQANLIHTIGSTIISDTMRVGLAMYSDHVTQKLSLGMGIHHCALRDAFKDLSHPRFPTRLEPVLRETFKKFKKSKAPCKVLFLPIFGSAGKDGADITAAKQLHKLGVKIFILEVTPEPIEGINEMASKRGDGRPYHWHIPLHIWPTIVIYMKYMTEEIEGCMVEVQDIPGECVGTGQPCTTDNMCRGSGYGCFDGVCKPLECNVDTSVAGCCANPGQYWCGDVTRHCTSMSSICDGRVQCMNGADEDRCWSNPCPDDKVARCQSSTLCLDLMDLCDGEPACPAGEDEDPRFCRSFPCPTNRPFRCRSGKCIQKQSVCDGTFKDCEEGEDEALQYCDKVHVCPESKPFKCDYGICIQEEMLCDGSYNCLDASDELLCGKKNCPASRPFKCLDGVCISMDKVCNGVVDGCHDGGDEKNCTAIPCPVDRSFKCKSGLCIDSWLVCNRNNDCPDGSDEENCGNTTPAPSTTVRTTSSTVGVTPPSCASDEFLCDTTGGCISLDNVCDGRRNCAAGEDEVDCSAKPCPPTRDFRCNDGTCVASDTFCDGFPDCKDESDEINCTHTEDEDNYDDYFYDDKEEAKDDEKDVLPPIFTTTPMPTAAEIPVDETLPEGFGETNNSADETIAEDTFKQEDYDSVPEPEPEGESEEEQDDDGHRMDFEDTNVETLLEDPKEPEDMRPPSASSDRGASAASVKVPLSVLYLLPLLVLPLQLGGREVVW; translated from the exons TGCCGCCCCGCCTGAGCACCGAGCAGACGGAGCTGCGCCTGAAGGAAGGACAGAGCGGCGTGGTTCTCGAATGTTCCCTGGACGTGGGCGACGACCCCATCTCCTTCCGCTGGCTCAAg aACCACCAGTGGGTCACGGGTTCCCTCGGCTACGCGTACAGGGGCTACCGGCAGCTCCTCCTGGCCCTCCATACAATAGAGAAGCAGCATGCAGGGACCTACTTCTGCGAGGCGTCCAACGAGGCGGGGGTCCACTCCAGCTACATCCAGGTCATCGTGG AGAGCCCAGACACCATCCGGCTGCCGGCTAGTGAACTGCCTCACACTGATGAGATTCTCA gTGACATTGCCACCTCCTTCAGTGATGTCTTGGCAGAAGGAGAGTGCAAGTGCGACACCATCTTCCTCCTGCACGCCTCGACAGAAGCCCCTGCGGATACTGTGGCTGCCCAAGCCAACCTCATCCACACTATAGGGAGCACCAT AATATCAGATACGATGCGTGTAGGACTCGCCATGTACTCGGACCACGTCACTCAGAAGCTGTCTCTAGGGATGGGCATCCACCACTGCGCCCTCAGGGATGCCTTCAAGGACCTGTCACACCCAAGGTTCCCGACACGCCTCGAGCCAGTTCTCAGGGAGACTTTCAAGAAGTTCAAGAAGTCCAAAGCACCTTGCAAGGTCTTGT TCCTACCCATCTTTGGTTCTGCTGGGAAGGATGGAGCCGACATTACTGCGGCCAAGCAGCTGCATAAACTCGGTGTGAAAATCTTCATTTTAGAAGTAACCCCAGAGCCCATTGAAGGCATAAATGAGATGGCCTCAAAGCGCGGAGATGGCCGGCCATACCACTGGCATATCCCTCTTCACATCTGGCCAACTATTGTAATTTACATGAAGTATATGACtgaag AAATTGAAGGTTGCATGGTGGAGGTCCAGGACATTCCCGGAGAGTGTGTAGGGACAGGACAGCCTTGCACTACTGACAACATGTGTCGTGGCTCTGGCTATGGCTGCTTCGACGGAGTGTGCAAACCCTTGGAGTGTAATGTGGACACCTCAGTTGCAG GGTGCTGTGCCAACCCGGGGCAATATTGGTGTGGCGATGTTACCCGACATTGTACGAGCATGAGCAGCATCTGTGACGGCCGAGTGCAGTGCATGAATGGCGCAGATGAGGATAGGTGCTGGTCAA ATCCTTGTCCAGACGACAAAGTAGCAAGATGCCAGAGTAGCACGCTTTGTCTAGACCTTATGGATTTGTGTGATGGCGAGCCGGCATGCCCAGCTGGAGAGGATGAAGACCCACGCTTCTGCCGTTCCTTCCCATGCCCTACGAACAGGCCTTTTAG GTGTCGCAGTGGCAAGTGCATCCAGAAACAGAGCGTCTGCGATGGAACCTTCAAGGATTGCGAGGAGGGTGAAGATGAGGCCTTGCAGTACTGTGACAAGGTCCACGTATGTCCTGAAAGCAAGCCCTTCAAATGTGACTATGGGATATGCATCCAGGAGGAGATGCTATGCGACGGGTCCTACAACTGCCTAGATGCTTCCGATGAGCTTCTCTGCGGCAAGAAGAACTGCCCGGCTAGTCGACCTTTCAAGTGCTTGGATGGCGTCTGTATTTCAATGGATAAG GTCTGCAATGGGGTTGTGGATGGGTGCCATGATGGAGGGGATGAGAAAAACTGCACAGCAATACCCTGTCCCGTTGACCGCAGTTTTAAGTGCAAAAGTGGCCTGTGTATTGACAG CTGGCTGgtttgcaataggaacaacgactGTCCAGACGGAAGTGATGAAGAGAATTGTGGTAACACAACTCCCGCACCATCTACCACAGTCCGCACGACTTCCTCAACGGTTGGAGTAACACCGCCTTCCTGCGCCAGTGACGAGTTCCTCTGTGACACTACTGGGGGTTGCATATCACTCGACAAT GTGTGCGATGGTCGTAGAAACTGTGCTGCTGGAGAGGATGAGGTAGACTGTTCAGCAAAACCCTGCCCACCAACCAGAGACTTCCGCTGTAATGATGGAACCTGTGTCGCTTCTGACACTTTTTGTGATGGCTTCCCAGACTGCAAAGATGAATCCGATGAGATCAATTGCACACATACagaagatgaggataattatgatgattacttttatGACGAtaaagaggaagcgaaggatgATGAGAAAGATGTTCTACCGCCAATCTTCACCACAACTCCGATGCCAACCGCTGCCGAGATACCAGTAGACGAAACCCTTCCAGAAGGTTTTGGTGAGACCAACAACAGTGCGGATGAAACAATTGCAGAGGACACCTTCAAGCAAGAAGATTATGATAGCGTCCCAGAACCTGAAccagaaggggagagtgaggaggagcaggatgatGATGGACATCGCATGGATTTCGAGGACACTAATGTGGAGACCCTGCTGGAGGATCCCAAAGAGCCAGAGGACATGAGGCCACCTTCTGCCTCAAGTGACAGGGGAGCCTCTGCTGCCTCTGTAAAAGTGCCTTTGTCAGTCCTGTATCTATTGCCTTTGCTTGTTCTCCCTCTgcagctgggagggagggaggttgtgtgGTAA